A genomic segment from Kineosporia corallincola encodes:
- a CDS encoding CDP-alcohol phosphatidyltransferase family protein yields MGENPVGGTRVLNIPNLLSAGRLLLVPVFAVLILMGQEGWAVAVLMVSGFSDYLDGTLARRWGQTTRLGQMLDPVADRLYILTTLLGLAYHQVIPWWLVLLLIARDAVLVGSLLMMTVEERRPLEVSFLGKAATACLLYAFPLLLLGDIEGRVGDVAQPVGWAFAWWGTSLYWWSALIYLRQAAAVLNRRDRLGTRPPRGEVTG; encoded by the coding sequence GTGGGTGAGAACCCGGTGGGTGGCACGCGGGTGCTCAACATTCCCAACCTGCTCAGTGCCGGCCGTCTGCTGCTGGTCCCGGTGTTCGCCGTCCTCATCCTGATGGGGCAGGAGGGCTGGGCCGTGGCCGTCCTGATGGTGAGCGGGTTCAGCGACTACCTCGACGGCACGCTGGCCCGGCGCTGGGGGCAGACCACCCGGCTGGGGCAGATGCTCGACCCGGTGGCCGACCGGCTCTACATCCTCACCACCCTGCTCGGCCTGGCCTATCACCAGGTCATCCCGTGGTGGCTGGTGCTGCTGCTGATCGCACGCGATGCCGTGCTGGTCGGCTCGCTGCTGATGATGACGGTCGAGGAGCGGCGTCCGCTCGAGGTCAGCTTCCTCGGCAAGGCGGCCACCGCCTGCCTGCTCTACGCCTTCCCCCTGCTGCTGCTCGGCGACATCGAGGGCCGGGTCGGCGACGTCGCCCAGCCGGTCGGCTGGGCCTTCGCCTGGTGGGGCACGTCGCTGTACTGGTGGTCGGCGCTGATCTACCTGCGCCAGGCCGCCGCCGTGCTGAACCGCCGCGACCGGCTCGGCACCCGCCCGCCCCGGGGCGAGGTGACCGGATGA
- a CDS encoding putative bifunctional diguanylate cyclase/phosphodiesterase: protein MGWSPVVTTCVIQFLAGALATTCLLVTCGRVSAPDRAWRLPLACGTALWSAGQLLSGLGPGSPATPLGRLAGLAVLALPVCALAALSRLPTVSRLPAGGVVSVLDTTVITGSLFVLTWVTALGAATPAQPLADLVLVICVVLLARFRAPLNPRALAGIGYGLVLIAVADTGHRHLERLGTTGGAVALLHTTALVAGALLIAHGALAGPSGQQDGQQDGGPERALRLLPYLPLSGAALVLAGQLVGGVRIGPVESVVAVALGGIVVLRQFFTGLDNVRLVRELRESQDRLREQAYQDSLTGLANRALFDQRLRRAIRGGRPLGLIFCDLDDFKAVNDRLGHNAGDDLLRAVADRLRGCVRPADTIARLGGDEFAVLIEDASQPADVIGRGILAAVGRPFLVPHHDGRTRVRVGASVGVAVLDRVAPDTSPESLLAGVDQAMYVAKRRGKNQLVTFRHGAPAEPGQDRYLPLFDPAAPRHTTEFPITGSTPPPPGLPRVMDPQTGPIPRPGSLTPAARYRASGQARPGPPRPQLSEADEKAEEKDRLVAATIRSAQRVAAEFEALEKESERREAEQAAAARRALEALGIEAEVRAGTRAEAEVIPLSRATGILREKKRRAQEAAAVPGESEPESEPDTAALEHAEQLATLSSDHIDVLYRPVLGLTSGSLVGLSTSVRWRHPVHGVIDAGPLMAAAEQAGLRTPLEERLLDSICADIALLRRAPDWDALVAHVPLSARYITDERLTTVVERTLRRRELPGEALVLHLTETGPVPDLDAAAAVLERVRALGVGIGLDAFGAAPAGLGLLTRLPVGTLTLHESLGSADPGSRAATVLSGTLAMAAGLDLTLIADGVRDQAQADRLGELGVGQAQGPLYGEPVPLPDLDLVRILRNPSR from the coding sequence GTGGGCTGGAGCCCCGTCGTCACCACCTGCGTCATCCAGTTCCTGGCCGGCGCGCTCGCCACCACCTGCCTGCTCGTCACCTGCGGGCGGGTCTCCGCTCCCGACCGGGCCTGGCGGCTCCCGCTCGCCTGCGGCACCGCGCTCTGGTCGGCCGGGCAACTGCTCAGCGGCCTCGGCCCGGGCTCCCCCGCGACCCCTCTCGGCCGCCTGGCCGGCCTCGCCGTCCTGGCGCTGCCGGTGTGCGCACTCGCCGCCCTGAGCCGGCTGCCGACCGTGTCCCGCCTCCCGGCCGGCGGCGTGGTCTCCGTGCTCGACACCACCGTCATCACCGGATCGTTGTTCGTGCTCACCTGGGTCACCGCGCTGGGCGCCGCCACACCCGCACAGCCACTGGCTGATCTGGTGCTCGTGATCTGCGTCGTCCTCCTCGCCCGGTTCCGGGCACCGCTGAATCCCCGGGCCCTGGCCGGGATCGGGTACGGCCTGGTCCTGATCGCCGTCGCGGACACCGGCCACCGTCACCTGGAACGTCTCGGGACCACCGGTGGCGCCGTCGCCCTGCTCCACACGACCGCCCTGGTCGCCGGGGCACTGCTGATCGCGCACGGTGCGCTCGCCGGACCGTCCGGCCAGCAGGACGGCCAGCAGGACGGTGGCCCGGAACGGGCGCTGCGGCTACTGCCCTACCTGCCGTTGTCGGGGGCGGCGCTGGTGCTGGCCGGGCAGCTGGTCGGTGGGGTACGGATCGGCCCGGTCGAGAGTGTGGTGGCGGTGGCGCTGGGTGGCATCGTCGTCCTCAGGCAGTTCTTCACCGGCCTGGACAACGTTCGCCTGGTGCGTGAGCTGCGGGAGAGCCAGGACCGGCTGCGCGAGCAGGCCTACCAGGACTCGCTGACCGGGCTCGCCAATCGCGCCCTGTTCGACCAGAGGCTGCGCCGGGCCATCCGCGGCGGGCGCCCGCTGGGCCTGATCTTCTGCGACCTCGACGACTTCAAGGCGGTGAACGACCGGCTCGGCCACAACGCCGGCGACGACCTGCTGAGGGCGGTGGCGGACCGGCTGCGGGGATGTGTGCGGCCGGCCGACACGATCGCGCGGCTGGGTGGCGACGAGTTCGCGGTGCTGATCGAAGACGCCTCGCAGCCGGCGGACGTGATCGGGCGTGGCATCCTGGCGGCGGTCGGGCGGCCCTTCCTGGTGCCGCACCACGACGGCCGGACCCGGGTGCGGGTGGGGGCCAGCGTCGGTGTCGCCGTCCTGGACCGGGTGGCTCCCGACACATCGCCGGAGAGTCTGCTGGCCGGGGTGGACCAGGCGATGTACGTGGCCAAGCGGCGCGGTAAGAATCAGCTCGTCACCTTTCGGCACGGCGCCCCGGCCGAGCCGGGGCAGGACCGGTACCTGCCCCTGTTCGACCCGGCGGCGCCCCGGCACACCACGGAGTTCCCGATCACCGGCAGCACACCGCCCCCTCCCGGCCTGCCCCGGGTGATGGATCCGCAGACCGGGCCGATCCCCCGGCCCGGCTCGCTCACCCCGGCCGCCCGTTACCGTGCCTCCGGCCAGGCCCGGCCCGGGCCGCCGCGGCCGCAACTGTCCGAGGCCGACGAGAAGGCCGAGGAGAAGGACCGTCTCGTCGCCGCGACCATCCGGTCCGCGCAGCGGGTGGCGGCCGAGTTCGAGGCGCTGGAGAAGGAGTCCGAGCGGCGCGAGGCGGAACAGGCCGCCGCCGCGCGCCGGGCGCTGGAGGCACTCGGCATCGAGGCCGAGGTGCGGGCCGGCACCCGCGCCGAGGCCGAGGTGATCCCGCTCAGCCGGGCCACGGGCATCCTGCGGGAGAAGAAGCGCCGGGCCCAGGAGGCGGCTGCCGTTCCTGGGGAGTCCGAGCCGGAATCCGAGCCGGACACCGCTGCTCTGGAGCACGCCGAGCAGCTGGCGACGCTGTCGTCCGACCACATCGACGTGCTGTACCGGCCGGTGCTGGGCCTGACCTCGGGGTCGCTGGTGGGCCTCTCCACGTCGGTGCGCTGGCGGCACCCGGTGCACGGGGTGATCGACGCGGGGCCGCTGATGGCCGCCGCCGAGCAGGCCGGGCTGCGCACGCCGCTGGAGGAGCGGCTGCTCGACTCGATCTGTGCCGACATCGCCCTGCTGCGGCGGGCCCCGGACTGGGACGCCCTGGTGGCGCACGTGCCGCTGTCGGCCCGGTACATCACCGACGAGCGGCTGACCACCGTGGTGGAACGCACGCTGCGGCGGCGTGAGCTGCCCGGCGAGGCGCTGGTGCTGCACCTCACCGAGACCGGCCCGGTGCCGGACCTGGACGCCGCGGCCGCGGTGCTCGAGCGGGTGCGCGCGCTCGGCGTGGGCATCGGCCTGGACGCATTCGGCGCGGCCCCGGCCGGGCTGGGTCTCCTGACCCGGCTGCCGGTCGGCACCCTCACCCTGCACGAGTCGCTCGGCTCGGCCGATCCGGGGAGCCGGGCCGCCACGGTGCTGTCCGGCACCCTGGCGATGGCAGCCGGGCTGGACCTCACCCTGATCGCCGACGGCGTGCGCGACCAGGCCCAGGCCGACCGGCTCGGCGAGCTCGGCGTGGGCCAGGCCCAGGGTCCGCTGTACGGCGAGCCGGTGCCGCTGCCCGACCTCGACCTGGTCCGGATTCTGCGCAATCCTTCCCGGTGA
- a CDS encoding RtcB family protein, with translation MQRLGEKLFNWASILEEKTREQAVRTAQMPFVVPHLALMPDAHLGKGATVGSVIPTERAIIPAAVGVDIGCGMIAVRTQWTEQQVRDAGRLSDLRVAIEREIPLSAGGYNSDERRMEKVVAKRLDELEAKADTIGFDPGSYTVKWKRQLGSLGSGNHFIEVTADETGTVWLFLHSGSRGVGNLIAQKHIKVARAQMQKWHITLPDLDLAYLVQDTDEFWSYINEMRWAQDFALANREEMMHRLMLCVTDFMGEPVRDLERINCHHNFTQQENHYGRNLWISRKGAIQADAGRPGLIPGSMGTASYVVTGRGNKLSLNSSPHGAGREYSRTAARRKFSADDLRAAMKGIEYRDTDAFIDEIPAAYKDIDQVMADAADLVEVRHTLHQILNVKGD, from the coding sequence GTGCAGCGTCTGGGAGAGAAGCTCTTCAACTGGGCGAGCATCCTGGAGGAGAAGACGAGGGAACAGGCCGTGCGCACCGCGCAGATGCCGTTCGTCGTCCCGCATCTGGCCCTGATGCCCGATGCCCACCTCGGCAAGGGCGCCACCGTCGGCTCGGTCATCCCGACCGAGCGGGCGATCATCCCGGCCGCGGTCGGGGTCGACATCGGCTGCGGCATGATCGCGGTGCGCACCCAGTGGACCGAGCAGCAGGTGCGCGACGCCGGCCGGCTCAGCGACCTGCGGGTCGCGATCGAGCGGGAGATCCCGCTCTCGGCGGGCGGTTACAACAGCGACGAGCGGCGCATGGAGAAGGTGGTCGCGAAGCGGCTCGACGAGCTGGAGGCCAAGGCCGACACGATCGGTTTCGACCCGGGCTCCTACACGGTGAAGTGGAAGCGGCAGCTGGGCAGTCTCGGGTCGGGCAACCACTTCATCGAGGTGACCGCCGACGAGACCGGCACCGTGTGGCTGTTCCTGCACTCCGGTTCGCGGGGCGTGGGAAACCTGATCGCGCAGAAGCACATCAAGGTGGCCCGGGCGCAGATGCAGAAGTGGCACATCACCCTGCCCGACCTCGACCTGGCCTACCTGGTGCAGGACACCGACGAGTTCTGGTCGTACATCAACGAGATGCGGTGGGCGCAGGACTTCGCGCTGGCCAACCGGGAGGAGATGATGCACCGGCTGATGCTGTGCGTCACCGACTTCATGGGCGAGCCGGTGCGCGACCTGGAGCGGATCAACTGCCACCACAACTTCACCCAGCAGGAGAACCACTACGGCAGGAACCTCTGGATCAGCCGGAAGGGCGCGATCCAGGCCGACGCCGGCCGGCCCGGCCTGATCCCCGGGTCGATGGGCACGGCCAGCTACGTGGTCACCGGCCGGGGCAACAAGCTCTCGCTGAACTCCTCGCCGCACGGCGCGGGCCGGGAGTACTCGCGCACGGCGGCGCGCAGGAAGTTCAGCGCCGACGACCTGCGGGCGGCGATGAAGGGCATCGAGTACCGGGACACCGACGCCTTCATCGACGAGATCCCCGCGGCCTACAAGGACATCGACCAGGTGATGGCCGACGCCGCGGATCTGGTGGAGGTGCGGCACACGCTCCACCAGATCCTCAACGTCAAGGGCGACTGA
- a CDS encoding amino acid permease, with protein MPDSTLSDDESVLARLGYKQELHRSWSGFSNFAISFSIISILAGCFTTFGQAWNNGGPIAISIGWPVISAFILVIGFCMAELVSAYPTSGGIYWWAAKLGGAKAGYYTGWLNLVGLVAILASVAYGAAIYLNTFIDLFSDSYAGSFLGGNYLYQQFFWFAALTVLITAVNIFSSHLLAVINNVSVWWHVFGALIVVLVLVFGPDSHQSLSFVFTERINNAGIGGDGDVTFWFYVLPLGFLLTQYTITGYDASAHLSEETQGAANAAAKGIWQSILYSAIGGWILLLAFLFAATNTDYINSFDTAVNPYGGGSVLAVLASSLSPALFKLVVFISMSGQIYCSTACMTSTSRMLFAFSRDRAVPGSGLWSAVDAKGVPRNAVLAAATAAVVLTLPALYESPSGAPTAFYAVVSIGVIGLYLAFAIPIWLRWKEGDSWQPGPWTLGSKYRWMCLLAVGEIAVTSVYFVLPFSPAGWPGSDDFTWTAVNYAPIVLIALLAALFVGWHASVKHWFNGPRSNIDA; from the coding sequence ATGCCCGACAGCACCCTCAGCGACGACGAGTCCGTCCTGGCCCGTCTCGGCTACAAGCAGGAGCTGCACCGCTCCTGGTCCGGCTTCTCCAACTTCGCCATCTCGTTCAGCATCATCTCGATCCTGGCCGGCTGCTTCACCACGTTCGGCCAGGCCTGGAACAACGGCGGGCCGATCGCCATCTCGATCGGCTGGCCGGTGATCTCGGCGTTCATCCTGGTGATCGGTTTCTGCATGGCCGAGCTGGTCTCCGCCTACCCGACGTCCGGCGGAATCTACTGGTGGGCAGCCAAACTCGGCGGCGCCAAGGCGGGCTACTACACCGGCTGGCTGAACCTGGTGGGGCTGGTCGCGATCCTCGCGTCGGTGGCCTACGGCGCGGCGATCTACCTGAACACCTTCATCGACCTGTTCAGCGACTCCTACGCCGGCAGCTTCCTCGGCGGGAACTACCTGTACCAGCAGTTCTTCTGGTTCGCCGCGCTGACCGTGCTGATCACCGCGGTCAACATCTTCAGCTCGCACCTGCTCGCCGTCATCAACAACGTGTCGGTGTGGTGGCACGTGTTCGGCGCCCTGATCGTGGTGCTGGTACTGGTTTTCGGGCCGGACTCGCACCAGAGCCTGTCGTTCGTGTTCACCGAGCGGATCAACAACGCCGGCATCGGCGGGGACGGCGACGTCACCTTCTGGTTCTACGTGCTGCCGCTGGGATTCCTGCTGACCCAGTACACGATCACCGGTTACGACGCCTCGGCGCACCTGTCCGAGGAGACGCAGGGCGCGGCCAACGCGGCGGCCAAGGGCATCTGGCAGTCCATCCTGTACTCCGCGATCGGCGGCTGGATCCTGCTGCTGGCCTTCCTTTTCGCGGCGACGAACACCGACTACATCAACTCGTTCGACACCGCCGTCAACCCGTACGGCGGCGGCAGCGTGCTCGCCGTGCTGGCCAGCTCGCTGTCGCCGGCCCTGTTCAAGCTGGTCGTGTTCATCAGCATGAGCGGCCAGATCTACTGCTCCACGGCCTGTATGACGTCGACCTCGCGGATGTTGTTCGCGTTCAGCCGCGACCGCGCCGTGCCGGGATCCGGCCTGTGGTCGGCCGTCGACGCGAAAGGTGTTCCCCGCAACGCCGTCCTGGCCGCCGCCACCGCCGCCGTCGTGCTCACCCTGCCCGCCCTGTACGAGAGCCCGTCCGGGGCGCCGACCGCGTTCTACGCCGTGGTCTCGATCGGCGTGATCGGGCTGTACCTGGCCTTCGCGATCCCGATCTGGCTGCGCTGGAAGGAAGGTGACAGCTGGCAGCCCGGCCCCTGGACGCTGGGGTCGAAGTACCGCTGGATGTGCCTGCTGGCGGTCGGCGAGATCGCCGTCACCTCGGTCTATTTCGTGCTGCCGTTCTCCCCGGCCGGCTGGCCCGGCAGCGACGACTTCACCTGGACCGCGGTGAACTACGCGCCGATCGTGCTGATCGCCCTGCTGGCGGCGCTGTTCGTCGGCTGGCACGCCTCGGTCAAGCACTGGTTCAACGGCCCGCGCAGCAACATCGACGCCTGA
- a CDS encoding cyclase family protein, translating to MIPRRLRTARKGIPQGFGAVDPRTATRVPLGHELSGAVPVFEGDPAFRHHVWTTIAESGFAVEQITSLGTHLGTHLDAPSHFVEGAADLAGLDESWTLMPLCVVDARDRGPDYWVSVPRLRSWERRYGRIPVGALFVLRTGLSACYLDDPGRYAARAPGFGPETVEWLFTARRVRAVGSDTLGPDLVQDQDYRSTRAALRNGGVVLANLGPGLERMRPHGDWVAVNGPRPAFSGFPVGVTGFTVP from the coding sequence GTGATTCCCCGACGTCTGCGTACGGCCCGGAAGGGCATTCCCCAGGGTTTCGGCGCGGTGGACCCGCGGACGGCCACCCGGGTGCCGCTGGGTCATGAGTTATCTGGCGCCGTACCGGTTTTCGAGGGCGACCCGGCTTTCCGTCATCATGTGTGGACGACGATCGCGGAGTCCGGGTTCGCCGTCGAGCAGATCACCAGCCTGGGTACGCATCTCGGTACTCATCTCGACGCGCCGTCGCACTTCGTCGAGGGGGCGGCCGATCTGGCCGGGCTGGACGAGTCGTGGACGCTGATGCCGTTGTGCGTGGTGGATGCCCGGGACCGTGGGCCGGACTACTGGGTGTCGGTGCCGCGGCTGAGGTCGTGGGAGCGGCGGTACGGGCGGATTCCGGTGGGGGCGCTGTTCGTGCTGCGGACCGGGTTGTCGGCCTGCTATTTGGATGATCCGGGGCGGTATGCGGCGCGGGCGCCGGGTTTCGGGCCGGAGACGGTGGAGTGGTTGTTCACGGCGCGGCGGGTGCGGGCGGTCGGCAGTGACACACTGGGCCCGGATCTGGTGCAGGACCAGGATTATCGTTCCACGCGGGCCGCTCTGCGGAACGGGGGTGTGGTGCTGGCCAATCTGGGGCCGGGTCTGGAGCGGATGCGGCCGCACGGTGACTGGGTCGCGGTCAACGGGCCGCGGCCGGCTTTCTCCGGGTTCCCGGTCGGGGTGACGGGTTTCACCGTGCCGTGA
- the argG gene encoding argininosuccinate synthase, translated as MSKVLTALPVGDRVGIAFSGGLDTSVAVAWMRHHGAVPCAYSADLGQYDEDDMESLPGRAQQYGAEIGRLVDCRAALVEAGLTALMCGAFHIRSGGKAYFNTTPLGRVVTGTLLVQAMREDGVSIWGDGSTYKGNDIERFYRYGLLANPALRIYKPWLDAQFVDELGGRAEMSQWLTEHGLPYRASKEKAYSTDANIWGATHEAKTLEHLDESLEIVEPIMGVKHWDPSVVIETEDVTVTFENGRPVAINGEKFATAVDLVMKANEIGGRHGLGMSDQIENRIIEAKSRGIYEAPGMALLFLTYERLVNAIHNEDTVDSYHTMGRRLGRLLYEGRWLDPQSLMLQSSLTQWVARAVTGDVTVRLRRGDDWTIVNTAGPNLSYHPDRLSMERTEDAAFGPVDRIGQLTMRNLDIADSRQKLELFAGLGQLEGQARIVGQLEPGGSDRISRNREVDADADALLDQAAMEAGTD; from the coding sequence GTGTCCAAGGTATTGACAGCTCTCCCCGTCGGTGACCGAGTCGGAATCGCCTTCTCAGGCGGTCTCGACACTTCCGTCGCCGTCGCGTGGATGCGCCACCACGGCGCCGTTCCCTGCGCCTACAGCGCCGACCTCGGGCAGTACGACGAGGACGACATGGAGTCGCTGCCCGGACGCGCCCAGCAGTACGGCGCGGAGATCGGCCGCCTCGTCGACTGCCGAGCCGCGCTCGTCGAGGCCGGCCTCACCGCCCTGATGTGCGGCGCCTTCCACATCCGCTCCGGCGGCAAGGCCTACTTCAACACCACGCCGCTCGGCCGGGTCGTCACCGGCACACTGCTGGTGCAGGCCATGCGGGAGGACGGCGTCTCGATCTGGGGCGACGGCTCCACCTACAAGGGCAACGACATCGAGCGCTTCTACCGGTACGGCCTGCTGGCCAACCCGGCGCTGCGCATCTACAAGCCCTGGCTCGACGCCCAGTTCGTCGACGAGCTCGGCGGCCGCGCCGAGATGTCGCAGTGGCTCACCGAACACGGCCTGCCCTACCGCGCCAGCAAGGAGAAGGCGTACTCCACCGACGCGAACATCTGGGGCGCCACGCACGAGGCCAAGACCCTCGAGCACCTCGACGAGTCGCTCGAGATCGTCGAGCCGATCATGGGCGTCAAGCACTGGGACCCCTCGGTCGTCATCGAGACCGAAGACGTCACCGTCACCTTCGAGAACGGCCGCCCGGTCGCGATCAACGGCGAGAAGTTCGCCACCGCGGTCGATCTGGTGATGAAGGCCAACGAGATCGGCGGCCGCCACGGTCTGGGCATGTCCGACCAGATCGAGAACCGCATCATCGAGGCCAAGAGCCGCGGCATCTACGAGGCCCCCGGAATGGCACTGCTGTTCCTGACCTACGAGCGCCTCGTCAACGCCATCCACAACGAAGACACCGTCGACTCGTACCACACCATGGGCCGCCGCCTCGGCCGGCTGCTCTACGAAGGCCGCTGGCTGGACCCGCAGTCGCTGATGCTCCAGAGCAGCCTCACCCAGTGGGTGGCCCGCGCCGTCACCGGTGACGTCACCGTGCGGCTGCGCCGCGGCGACGACTGGACGATCGTCAACACCGCCGGCCCGAACCTCAGCTACCACCCCGACCGGCTGAGCATGGAGCGCACCGAGGACGCCGCGTTCGGCCCGGTCGACCGGATCGGCCAGCTCACCATGCGCAACCTCGACATCGCCGACTCCCGGCAGAAACTCGAGCTGTTCGCCGGCCTCGGCCAGCTCGAGGGCCAGGCCCGCATCGTCGGCCAGCTGGAGCCCGGCGGCTCCGACCGGATCAGCCGCAACCGCGAGGTGGACGCCGACGCCGACGCCCTGCTCGACCAGGCGGCCATGGAAGCCGGCACCGACTAA
- a CDS encoding matrixin family metalloprotease — protein sequence MGALLAIPFAIAQTGPAGAVGRTAATRDPGVIGTVTPQGAFTPASGTGGLSASDYSAAAVKVKISGPATMTASATYSVKITGSSKVCGIIEQSVPRQDMKKPYTMPIKLTDLKAGKSRLKVYAVGCSTTNSYPVYGIGYKTVSQPVHVNKVNRWIAPVAEKKADRALALSVTTAKAGVTAKVLRGGTTVKSLGSKKTKKAAFTWKPGKAGAGAYTVAVKSGGKTIKLVTSVTAGWAPMNAPFARCKTITWSYDNNNQPARAKGMAADIASGFDRISKATGITFKKVSKGTIRLSWAGEEHFPDGETDADGLGGSSGNGTNATRGTVWFNTASRWVGQAGYGRYDGAPGRGALIVHEISHSLGLGHVTSKAALMYPISGSGSPTTLTKAETAGLNALYNAKSC from the coding sequence GTGGGCGCCCTGCTCGCGATCCCGTTCGCGATCGCCCAGACCGGCCCGGCCGGCGCGGTCGGCAGGACCGCCGCCACCCGTGATCCCGGGGTGATCGGCACGGTCACCCCGCAGGGCGCGTTCACCCCCGCCTCCGGCACCGGCGGGCTCAGCGCCTCCGACTACTCCGCCGCCGCCGTGAAGGTGAAGATCTCCGGCCCGGCCACGATGACCGCGAGCGCCACCTACAGCGTCAAGATCACCGGATCCAGCAAGGTCTGCGGCATCATCGAGCAGTCCGTGCCCCGGCAGGACATGAAGAAGCCGTACACCATGCCGATCAAGCTCACCGACCTCAAGGCCGGCAAGAGCAGGCTCAAGGTCTACGCGGTGGGCTGCTCCACCACCAACAGCTACCCGGTCTACGGGATCGGCTACAAGACCGTCAGCCAGCCGGTGCACGTGAACAAGGTGAACCGCTGGATCGCCCCGGTCGCCGAGAAGAAGGCCGACCGCGCGCTCGCCCTGTCGGTCACCACCGCCAAGGCCGGCGTCACCGCCAAGGTGCTCAGGGGCGGCACGACGGTGAAGTCGCTCGGCAGCAAGAAGACGAAGAAGGCCGCCTTCACCTGGAAGCCCGGCAAGGCCGGCGCGGGCGCCTACACCGTCGCGGTGAAGTCCGGCGGGAAGACGATCAAGCTGGTCACCTCGGTCACCGCCGGCTGGGCCCCGATGAACGCCCCGTTCGCCCGCTGCAAGACCATCACCTGGTCGTACGACAACAACAACCAGCCGGCCCGGGCCAAGGGCATGGCCGCCGACATCGCCTCCGGCTTCGACCGGATCAGCAAGGCCACCGGGATCACGTTCAAGAAGGTCTCGAAGGGCACCATCCGGCTCAGCTGGGCCGGGGAGGAGCACTTCCCCGACGGCGAGACCGACGCCGACGGCCTGGGCGGCTCCAGCGGCAACGGCACCAACGCCACCCGGGGCACCGTCTGGTTCAACACCGCCTCGCGCTGGGTGGGCCAGGCCGGCTACGGCCGGTACGACGGCGCGCCCGGCCGCGGCGCCCTGATCGTGCACGAGATCTCGCACTCGCTCGGCCTCGGCCACGTCACCAGCAAGGCCGCGCTGATGTACCCGATCTCCGGCTCCGGTTCGCCGACCACGCTGACCAAGGCCGAGACCGCCGGCCTGAACGCGCTGTACAACGCGAAATCCTGCTGA
- a CDS encoding NAD-dependent protein deacetylase produces the protein MDRVETPVTHPAEAFEALVELVGKGRVAVLSGAGISTDSGIPDYRGPSGSLRRHTPMTYQQFMNDAAARHRYWARSYLGWRQIEKARPNAAHRAVADLQRQGLLEGVITQNVDGLHQAGGASGVIELHGGLDRVICLDCGRPTSRAELDTALREANPHFTEEGGAVNPDGDVELAEERLAGFVMVPCRFCGGQLKPDVVFFGETVPRPRVLECFGLVDRAASLLILGSSLKVMSGFRFVLHARKELGIPVAIVNQGETRGDAYCDLRLDAPLGEIVPRLAHGVRAKCVIN, from the coding sequence ATGGACCGGGTGGAGACCCCTGTGACACACCCCGCCGAGGCCTTCGAGGCCCTGGTCGAGCTGGTGGGGAAGGGCCGGGTGGCCGTGCTCAGCGGCGCCGGCATCAGCACCGACTCCGGCATCCCCGACTACCGCGGCCCGTCCGGCTCGCTGCGCCGGCACACCCCGATGACCTACCAGCAGTTCATGAACGACGCGGCGGCCCGGCACCGCTACTGGGCACGCAGCTATCTGGGCTGGCGGCAGATCGAGAAGGCCCGGCCGAACGCGGCGCACCGCGCGGTCGCCGACCTCCAGCGGCAGGGGCTGCTCGAAGGGGTGATCACGCAGAACGTCGACGGCCTGCACCAGGCCGGCGGGGCGAGCGGGGTGATCGAGCTGCACGGCGGGCTGGACCGGGTGATCTGCCTGGACTGCGGCCGGCCCACCTCCCGCGCCGAGCTGGACACCGCGCTGCGCGAGGCCAACCCGCACTTCACCGAGGAGGGCGGCGCGGTGAACCCGGACGGCGACGTGGAGCTGGCCGAGGAGAGACTCGCCGGGTTCGTGATGGTGCCGTGCCGGTTCTGCGGCGGGCAGCTCAAGCCGGACGTGGTGTTCTTCGGCGAGACCGTGCCCCGGCCGCGGGTGCTCGAGTGCTTCGGCCTGGTCGACCGGGCGGCCTCCCTGCTGATCCTCGGATCGTCACTGAAAGTCATGTCGGGCTTCCGGTTCGTCTTGCACGCCCGCAAGGAACTGGGCATTCCGGTCGCGATCGTCAATCAGGGCGAGACCCGTGGCGATGCGTACTGCGATCTCCGGCTGGACGCCCCATTGGGGGAGATTGTCCCCCGGCTCGCTCACGGAGTGCGCGCAAAGTGCGTGATCAACTAG